A window from Xiphophorus maculatus strain JP 163 A chromosome 17, X_maculatus-5.0-male, whole genome shotgun sequence encodes these proteins:
- the LOC111611831 gene encoding integumentary mucin B.1-like gives MTVEKTCIYNGTTYKVGETWVDPDDRCMSFVCTAYGIQSEPRVCPSDICPEGNTTWDDQDCCSTCGSSKMNKKKNLKLTH, from the exons ATGACTG tggagAAAACCTGCATCTACAATGGGACCACATACAAA GTGGGAGAGACATGGGTAGACCCGGATGACCGCTGCATGTCCTTCGTCTGCACTGCTTATGGCATTCAGAGTGAACCAAGAGTCTGTCCTTCAGATATTTGTCCTGAG GGTAACACGACTTGGGACGACCAAGACTGCTGCTCCACCTGTGGGTCAAGTaaaatgaacaagaaaaaaaatctaaaactgacCCATTAG
- the LOC102217599 gene encoding solute carrier organic anion transporter family member 1C1-like: MSVDSKKPRKACCSKLKLFLVSLAFMYFAKAFAGAYMKSSITQIERRFDIPSSLTGVIDGSFEMGNLLVIAFVSYFGAKLHRPRLIGIGCLVMAAGSFIVALPHFLQGPYKYETSMSHNTEANSTESILPCLSNHNLTEKDETPDVAAIQACEKAVGSSMWIYVFLGNMLRGIGETPSMPLGISYLDDFSRQENTPFYLACIYTTGMLGPMVGFMLGSYLAKTYVDVGFVDLDSITITYKDSRWVGAWWLGFIVNGTVILLSSIPFFFLPKSLPKQGEEEDGGKKSTELASGPEQEGFLPDETQDGEDKEKTTTFKEMVKDFVPSLKRLFRNSIYTMIILTNLVAVNAFVGMITFKPKFMEQIYGQAASRANFLIGIMNLPAVALGFITGGFVLKRFKLGVVGAARVSISASLGAFCMLSLQGFFHCDNAEVAGLTVAYQGYPQVSYHHSTLLSPCNMGCSCSMKHWDPVCAYNGVTYASPCLAGCQTSTGTGKAMVFHNCTCIDTSTSPAANMSAVLGQCPRRTECDDKFKIYMALSVLGAFISACGGTPGYIVLLRSIQPDLKSLALGMQTLIVRTLGGIPPPIYFGALIDRTCLKWGTKQCGGRGACRLYDSNAFRFTFLGLIIGLYILANMLWGVLYVKIAKRQKKLVLRGQAKKNGVEANRLSNGHASISIVKYKEDTNMESTI, translated from the exons ATGAGCGTAGACTCCAAAAAACCACGTAAGGCATGTTGCTCCAAGCTCAAG CTGTTCCTGGTCTCCCTGGCCTTTATGTACTTTGCCAAAGCTTTTGCTGGCGCTTACATGAAGAGCTCCATCACCCAGATTGAGAGACGCTTCGACATCCCCAGCTCTCTGACTGGGGTCATAGATGGCAGCTTTGAAATGG GAAACCTGCTGGTGATCGCCTTTGTGAGCTACTTTGGTGCAAAGCTCCATCGTCCCAGGCTGATTGGTATCGGCTGCTTGGTCATGGCCGCCGGATCGTTCATTGTTGCACTGCCGCACTTCCTGCAGGGCCC ATATAAATATGAGACCAGTATGTCCCACAACACTGAAGCCAACAGCACTGAAAGCATCCTGCCATGTTTGTCCAACCACAACCTGACTGAGAAGGACGAGACACCCGACGTAGCAGCCATACAAG CTTGTGAAAAGGCAGTCGGCTCTTCCATGTGGATCTACGTTTTCCTGGGAAACATGCTGCGTGGAATTGGAGAGACTCCCTCCATGCCTTTGGGAATATCCTATCTAGATGACTTTTCTAGACAAGAGAACACGCCTTTCTATTTGg CCTGTATCTACACAACAGGAATGCTAGGCCCAATGGTTGGGTTCATGCTGGGCTCCTACCTGGCCAAGACCTACGTGGACGTTGGATTTGTCGATTTAG ACAGCATCACCATCACCTACAAGGACTCTCGCTGGGTGGGAGCCTGGTGGCTGGGCTTCATAGTGAATGGCACAGTGATTCTGCTGTCGAGCATCCCCTTCTTCTTCCTGCCCAAATCTTTACCAAAACagggggaggaggaagacgGCGGCAAAAAAAGTACGGAGCTAGCTTCTGGGCCAGAACAGGAGGGCTTCCTGCCAGATGAGACCCAAGATGGTGAAGACAAAGAGAAGACCaccacatttaaagaaatggtTAAAG ATTTTGTTCCTTCGCTGAAAAGACTCTTCAGGAACAGCATCTACACGATGATAATCCTCACCAACCTGGTTGCGGTCAATGCCTTTGTCGGCATGATCACCTTCAAACCAAAGTTCATGGAGCAGATCTACGGCCAGGCGGCATCCAGAGCTAATTTTCTCATAG GCATCATGAACCTGCCCGCAGTCGCCCTGGGTTTCATCACTGGCGGTTTTGTCCTGAAGCGTTTTAAATTGGGTGTCGTTGGAGCGGCCAGAGTGTCCATCTCTGCATCTCTTGGGGCCTTTTGTATGCTTTCCCTTCAGGGTTTCTTTCACTGCGACAACGCAGAGGTGGCTGGTTTAACGGTGGCGTACCAAGG TTACCCTCAAGTATCCTACCATCATTCGACGTTGTTGTCGCCGTGCAACATGGGCTGTTCCTGCTCCATGAAGCACTGGGATCCAGTCTGCGCCTATAACGGCGTGACGTACGCCTCTCCCTGCCTGGCTGGATGCCAGACCTCCACTGGGACAGGAAAAGCAATG GTGTTCCACAACTGTACGTGCATTGATACCTCCACGTCTCCTGCTGCAAACATGTCCGCCGTGCTGGGCCAGTGTCCCAGAAGGACTGAATGTGAcgacaaatttaaaatttacatgGCTTTGTCAGTGCTGGGAGCCTTTATTTCTGCCTGTGGAGGCACGCCGGGATATATTGTACTGCTGAg GTCCATCCAGCCAGATCTAAAGTCTTTGGCACTAGGCATGCAGACGCTGATCGTAAGAACTCTAG GTGGGATCCCTCCCCCAATATATTTTGGAGCACTGATTGATCGGACGTGTTTGAAGTGGGGCACCAAGCAATGTGGAGGACGTGGAGCATGCAGACTTTATGATTCCAACGCGTTTAG GTTTACTTTCCTGGGATTGATTATTGGACTCTACATCCTGGCCAATATGCTGTGGGGAGTCCTCTACGTCAAAATAGCTAAGAGACAGAAGAAGCTGGTGCTGAGGGGTCAGGCCAAAAAGAATGGAGTGGAGGCTAACAGACTTAGCAATGGACATGCTAGCATCAGCATTGTTAAATACAAAGAAGACACAAACATGGAGAGCACTATTTAA
- the LOC102217345 gene encoding solute carrier organic anion transporter family member 1C1-like — MSVESKKTRQACCSQLKLFLVSLAFVYFAKAFGGSYMKSSITQIERRFDIPSSLIGVIDGSFEMGNLLVIAFVSYFGAKLHRPRLIGIGCLVMAAGSFIVALPHFLQGPYKYETSMSHNTQVNSTENILPCLSNHSLNEKDEVPDVEAMKACEKAVGSSMWIYVFLGNVLRGIGETPIMPLGISYLDDFSKHENTPFYLACIHTTGILGPMFGFMLGSFLAKTYVDIGFVDLDSITINYKDSRWVGAWWLGFILTGAVILLSSIPFFFLPKSLPKQGEEEEGGNKSMELASGPEQESFLPDETEDGEDKEKAVTFKEMAKDFVPSLKRLFRNSIYSMMILTHLVAVNGFIGLITFKPKFMEQIYGQAASKAIFLIGIMNLPAVALGIITGGFVLKRFNLGVVGAARVSITASLGAFSLLTLQGFFHCDNAEVAGLTVAYQGYQQVSYNYSTLLSPCNMGCSCSMKHWDPVCAYNGMTYASPCLAGCQTATGTGKAMVFHNCTCVGDFMTPAANMSAVLGQCSRKSDCDYKFKIYMALTVAGAFISACGATPGYIVLLRSIQPDLKSLALGMQTLIVRTLGGIPPPIYFGALIDRTCLKWGTKQCGGRGACRLYDSNAFRMTFVGLVTGLYFLANVLWGILYVKIIKRQKKLALRNQAKDNALEGNTQNNGCANISISTNKEEENKESSI, encoded by the exons ATGAGCGTGGAGTCCAAAAAAACACGCCAGGCCTGTTGCTCCCAGCTCAAG CTGTTCCTTGTCTCTTTGGCATTTGTGTACTTTGCCAAAGCTTTTGGTGGCTCCTACATGAAGAGCTCCATCACCCAGATTGAGAGACGCTTCGACATCCCCAGCTCTCTGATTGGGGTCATAGATGGCAGCTTTGAAATGG GAAACCTGCTGGTGATCGCCTTTGTGAGCTACTTTGGTGCAAAGCTCCATCGTCCCAGGCTGATTGGTATCGGCTGCTTGGTCATGGCCGCCGGATCGTTCATTGTTGCACTGCCGCACTTCCTGCAGGGCCC ataTAAATATGAGACCAGTATGTCACACAACACTCAGGTCAACAGCACAGAAAACATCCTGCCATGTTTGTCCAACCACAGCCTGAATGAGAAGGATGAAGTCCCAGATGTAGAAGCCATGAAAG CTTGTGAAAAGGCAGTCGGCTCTTCCATGTGGATCTACGTTTTCCTGGGAAACGTGCTGCGTGGAATTGGAGAGACGCCGATCATGCCTTTGGGAATATCCTATCTGGATGACTTTTCCAAACACGAGAACACTCCTTTCTATTtgg CCTGCATTCATACAACGGGAATATTAGGTCCTATGTTTGGGTTCATGCTGGGGTCCTTCCTTGCCAAGACCTACGTGGACATTGGATTTGTCGATTTAG ACAGCATCACCATCAACTACAAGGACTCCCGCTGGGTGGGAGCTTGGTGGCTGGGCTTCATCTTGACTGGTGCAGTGATTCTGCTGTCGAGCATCCCCTTCTTCTTCCTGCCCAAGTCTTTGCCGAAACAGGGGGAAGAGGAAGAAGGTGGCAACAAAAGCATGGAGCTAGCTTCTGGGCCAGAACAGGAGAGTTTCCTACCAGATGAAACCGAAGATGGTGAAGACAAAGAGAAGGCCGTCACGTTtaaggaaatggctaaag ATTTTGTTCCTTCACTGAAGAGACTCTTCAGGAACAGCATCTACTCCATGATGATTCTCACCCACCTGGTTGCTGTCAATGGTTTCATTGGCTTGATCACCTTCAAACCTAAATTCATGGAGCAGATCTACGGCCAGGCGGCATCCAAGGCCATTTTTCTCATAG GCATCATGAACCTGCCCGCAGTCGCTCTGGGCATCATCACTGGTGGTTTTGTGCTGAAACGTTTCAACCTGGGTGTAGTTGGAGCAGCCAGAGTGTCCATCACTGCATCTCTTGGAGCCTTTTCTTTGCTGACCCTGCAGGGCTTCTTCCACTGTGACAATGCAGAGGTGGCTGGTTTGACTGTTGCATATCAAgg TTATCAACAAGTATCCTACAATTATTCCACACTTTTGTCGCCGTGCAACATGGGCTGTTCCTGCTCCATGAAGCACTGGGATCCAGTCTGCGCCTATAACGGCATGACGTACGCCTCTCCCTGCCTGGCTGGCTGCCAGACCGCCACTGGGACAGGAAAAGCAATG gTGTTTCATAACTGTACCTGTGTTGGGGACTTCATGACCCCTGCTGCGAACATGTCTGCTGTGCTGGGCCAGTGTTCGAGGAAGAGCGATTGTgattataaatttaaaatctacatGGCTTTGACGGTGGCGGGAGCTTTCATTTCTGCTTGTGGGGCCACACCGGGATATATTGTGTTACTCAG ATCCATCCAGCCAGATCTGAAGTCTTTGGCCTTGGGTATGCAGACCCTGATTGTGAGAACTCTGG GTGGGATCCCTCCCCCGATATATTTCGGAGCACTGATCGATCGAACTTGTTTGAAATGGGGCACGAAGCAATGTGGAGGACGCGGAGCATGTAGACTTTATGATTCCAACGCGTTTAG AATGACTTTCGTAGGCTTGGTAACGGGACTGTACTTCCTTGCCAATGTGTTGTGGGGAATTCTCTACGTTAAAATCATCAAGAGACAGAAAAAGCTAGCTCTGAGGAACCAGGCCAAAGACAACGCACTGGAGGGTAACACACAGAACAATGGATGTGCAAACATCAGCATTTCTACGAacaaagaagaggaaaacaagGAGAGTTCGATTTAA